In the genome of Crassostrea angulata isolate pt1a10 chromosome 6, ASM2561291v2, whole genome shotgun sequence, the window CTTGGAGGGGGCATTCTATTTTCACTAATAAACTATGCCATACTGTGAGTGAATCCTCGGGCTCAGTCATAACATCCAGTAGATTTTTACGAATCTGTGGCCAGTAATCACTATTAATGAAGTCTGCTGGCATGTTCTGATTCAAGATCTGCATGGCTTCTGTTCTGGACTGTAAATTTCAATAATTGGAGAAATAATTGACGTGTTTATTATGCAAAACTGTACTGTGTCTTGTAAATCTAACAActgaacaaatacatgtacattactgATTTCCCAGAACAACTCTTTAATTCCAATGAATTTAACTCTTAAAAATTCTatggtaaaaacaaaacaaaatttaagagaaaattatataaatattaaagataatGAACATCTTATCTATAAATCAATGATAAAAGGAGTAAATTCTTCTTTGCTACAAAAATAGCATAGAACAAcataaaacaacaataaatgcattaaaaagtGTACCTGAATGTCTCTGTTTTTGTGAAGTTTATCTGCTACTGTCTGCAGCTCCTCACTGTTTGGCATCAGAAGCATACCcttgatatgaaaaaataagagcttagtacatgtacattagaaACATTTGGAAATCAAGAAATACATTGGTACACCAAATATGTGTGAAATTTTGCCAGCATTCACCAAACaattttttaccttttatttaaacaaaatgtgaaGAAAAACATCTTTTTGCTTAACAAAATAACTATGGCTTCGATTTTGTTATATATTCCCATAGTTCACCAATGGCAATCACCATAAGAAATACACATAACACTTGGTTTACAGTACTAAATATTGTACCTTAACATAGAAATGCAAGTTCATTTTTAGCTATCTGTTCCATGTAAACCTAACTAATTTagacacttaaaaaaaaacatcataaaGACCTGATTAAATGAACTGTCACATGATGATTCTTCCTCATCACTGTCCAAATGGTGACTGTGTCGAGGATAGTGGAGGGGATCTGATGTTTCCTTGTGTTTTCCTGATCCAAATTCagcatcaaaatttttaattaagtcTTCAACAGCTTCAGATAAGTATCTTTTCATCTTCTTGGACATGTCACAGTaactaaaatacatatataacaaGTTACAATAAAGAAAGATATGATTATCTATCAAAGATCTTTCACATGCACAAagttataataaaaattgtcaCTTACTTATTATTAACATCTATATCATTCTGTTTGTTATAAATAACTGGTAGTCATTTGCTATTTAAAATACCATATTTTCAGGAATATAGATCATTCTATAATGACCATTCAAAAGTAGCAGTGTTATTGTGTTGATCGATGTatacttttttgaaattttacataacaATTAAATAGATTAACCAACACACAGTTTTGACTTTTTGTCCAAAAAAGTATTTGTTTAAAGACCACTAATTACATACGGTTTTGAATGAATCACAGATTGGGTAATCTTGCTGACGAGGGTTTCTTGACCTGAGGTGTCAACCTGGCCAGCCATTGCAAATTTCTCAATTTCATCCTCAATCAATGGACTTAAAGCTTCATCAATCTTTCTTTTCAGTTGTTTAACAAACTCAAATCTACAAAAATATACACATACAAATACAGTATCAATAAAATTAGTAATACAAAAAAAGTACATGCATGGTAAATTCTTAAATATCATTACTGGCATGCGTCCAGTTCTCatcgagtaccatttctcgccagtacattgtgacgtcattttatcaacacacaaaattatatacgaaaaatgacgtcacaatgtactggcgagaaatggtactcggcgagaattggtcgcacgccagtatggTATTCATGGGCATCATTCATTATCAAGATTCTGAGAGATAAATAGCACTGTTATATATTGCATTAATTTCTTACCTGTGGAAATGTTGTTCACTTTCTTCTAGATGAATTAAGGTCTCCTCTGCTAATTCAAAATTCCCTGCTTCTCTGATATGAGGCTCAAAATCAATAATTAGTTGTCGGATGTTATTTTTAAGATCTTCACCTTCTAATCCCCTCCaagtcattttgttttatattatactaaaaacaaaaattgtatataCTCGATAAAATTACTCACATCAATATTCAAATCTTGTCTTAGTTTTAAATTTGAGACCTTAAGTACATTATTGTcattatatgtgtatatattatcaatgatcatatacatgcatgtacgaTTGAAATCATAATTCCATTTAGCTAAGAAGCTTTAAATGAATTGCTAGACACCAGGGGCAATTGTTCTTATACAGTACTCTCATTTACCAGTTATACCaatatcagagacataaatatcaAAGATTGGCAACTGATCGAAATCTCGCGAAATCTTGTGGTCCCTATAGTAAAATCAGTATAAATCAGTACATCTttctaataattaaaacaattatatcaaaatattaacagCTGAACTCTTTCattcaaaacattcaaaatatcatCAGTCTAGAcggactcccaaaacggagtcaacggaagtgaatttctgCAAGCATTTtggactccgttttgggagtctaCGCATGCGCACTGGTACAAAATATGGCGATTTCTCGATGAAAACATGGGGTCAACAAGAAATCGTCTTGCAAAGTGCTGCATGTGTTGGCAGACttctaacatgttttaaaagaccCAGGATATAATTTACTATCGATCGTATTTGCACGAAATAGGGGTTTATTTGCACTTAAGAAAGTTATTTCTCTTCGAAGTTGGACGTTTGGACGATGcttaaaaagtgatatttttgtgtttttcatggaatttaatcgttaataaaaggtaaattgcattaaattttacttCTTTCGTATTgtgttacaatttaaaatcaccAAACATACAAATTGATAAGTGTATAAACGAAAAAAACTTCGAATACTAACAAAAACTGGTTGCTTTAGCGATGATTAAAAAACGTCTTTTTAGTATCTAAAAAATAGGATTGAATGTTTGAAAGcccagaaaataaaacaaattgtcacTCTAGATTCAATAACTCTTTAAATTGAACTGataattatcatcaaaacaattataatcacTCGCGGCATTTGCGATGTTAGGAAACCAtgttaaatacataattattcaagGTAATTGGATAATTTAGcatgaaaaagattaaaatgagactatacttttaacaaacaatgataaataaacatatccaagcgttaaatttaattcaaaacagtTGTAATTGTGAGTGATCGAAGTTTTgggtgaatttttcattttaaaaattaatcttacgTAATACAAGTAAACGGTTATGAACATATGACATTAACATGACACATAAACGTTCAGAAATGATTTTGAAagtttagaattaatttttgtcgtgtttttggccaattttagagatttatttagaactaaggggcataactcgcacgttgtttacattagaaacgcCATTTTACCGCAATGCATGATGGAGCCAaagactccgttttgggagttaactccgttttgggagtcccgTCTAGACTGATCATAGCCTACATGTATTTTCACGAGTTTATGtcttatataaaacaatattaaaagaggaGTTTTAGGTGGCAGTTGGCCACTTGTCGTCCGAGATTCCACTGATGTTTTATAGCAGACCAATATATGTtctatatattaatcttattttccatttttcgtcaaaaatgtataaaacctatgcacattttcataaaaacaatgtatttttggtttaacgaggccgagtacagaacgagtacgcacgctttcgcgcagcgtttcatttgtattgtgacgtcatctttttgcttggttgacgccatggcgtgatagtttcaactgcagacaTTCAgcgaaattttttgaaaatggctcgtttaatgcgtaaaattaatgttatattgtggaataaacataactgtctcgaagtataagctatatttgggctcgggtcgaaaacgtgaagagagTTCAGCAGGcctaaccctctgtcacgttttcttaacccgcctaaatatagcttaattcatatatttcaagacagtaaccatgtattttatattaatgacccttaatatgtgatgttatatatttttttattacttaaatatgtctgaatgcttcaataatactataaatatcaccttttccgcctttgtcaaataaaaaatagccattatctgacaaatctgggatattgggcatacaaaaatcaactttgataagacccctggaacaaaccaggaggtaaaaggttttttttatttgaccatttgatgccttttagcaataactttaatatgtagaacagaaaaagaaatccctagggcagaagtttaaaaaaatgtgcaaaattgatacatttcaagcgaaatcccatagggtcctatgttaaagattaacaaactttgagttgaccccctaaacaaacggtgtggtaaatgtcttattttttaatcttaaaataataattatatcagtagaaattcaggtaaaaaatttcattaaaaaatctagggcagaactaattagacccggcctcgttaagatCAGTAAGGTTGGCCCCGTAACATTTTTCAACATCaaaacacgctaatggcggagttgccaatctctgttatttatgtctctgtcaatatgaataattttttattttttttttgcgtaaagtagtgtatcactgtatggaACAAGTGTCTGTAGAGGACCAGGTGCTTTACTCCGATCTGAATCTTCTACGATTAGAGTATGAAAATTAAATGacttcatttaaaacattaaaaatcaaaggaaCAAAATAACATACTTCACTGAGTTCCAAGGattcaaaatacaataaattttaCGTTTCTCTTGGAATGTTTACACTCCTCCGCCATATTGGTTATCTTTTCAAAGTACCTTTTCTTTTAAGCTTTTCGATTAGTCAAAGTGGTAATTTTGTCAAACAAGAGCCAATAAAATTTCACGTAAGAAAATCCGTTCTTGCAGTTGGCAAGAATAAATCGGAATACTTCTAGAGTTTACCAAACACACTAAAAATGTTTGAAGAGTTCCGAAAAGAAGTACCTTGACCTATTTTTCTGCCAACTAGCCCCTACTGGCTTCAGCCAAAAGTAAAAAGTTTGAATCAAAAGCCTACGGATGAAAATGGCAGCAAATGCATTGCTGAAGAACGGAAAAGTATGTATAATGTTATGCATAATTTACAAGATAGATATTCAAAAGATATACAagggggagtatacctatacttccataaaaaaatcttacctaccaaaacccccccccccccccccaaaatcatgaaattgctgcgagaaaaagtggggggggggggggggggctgaaccctctatgatgctatgtccctaatggttaggtctaactgtGCAAAAAAGTGGGAGGGGGGTGCTTaggcccccccccccagttccgacgcctatgctatCATGGCTATGACATaataaataatacacaaggtctggtgtattatttatatatatatcatagagtgtagagcggatacgatgcctcTGTGGATGAAGCCTATAATGGGACTAGATCAGTAGATGTCCTTTCATCATCACGGTCTGGCCTGTCATctcatatattgtttgttttgtttgaacTCTGAGTAATCTCATTAATATAACTGGGCCAAGAGCATTGGCCCCTTGTTATTTAAAACTAGGATGAGTGCATACAATGCCTGTCAAATTCCttgtatactgtggaatcattagaactcatggtggctcaatttttgtacaCTAgctggtattcgtgggtagatctcccccacgaatttacaccCTCAACGAAAGCAAATTAGAGTTATGATCTTTTTTTAgctcaaaatcagagaaaaacccgcagtggttgttgaaatttgcatgtaaagatttagatttgggaggggggggtaTGGGGAAGACAAATACAATTGTGGGAGAAATttgtctcccgcgcgggagataGGTTAGACGGggagatcttagatttttagGACGTTTTCCGGGAGTCTCCCGCCCAATGCgggagggttaacaggtatggTTATCTCCACAttattgaaactgaaaaccaaggcatccatgaaattacatccccataaATTAggaaaaaacccacaatccatgaaaattggccccatgaatataaatgatattCCACAGTATTTAATCAACTATTATGAGAGAAAACATACAAATTGTGCAACAGTACATATTATTTGACCATCAACAAATatagatttatatttttacttttctcCTTAATCATGTTAATAGTTTCCTACtggtatacatttattttctcaACATAACAACTTAATCTGAAACAATCTTTGACTGCATGTGTTTGGTTTCTAGTGATATTGTAATTTGACATTATTTGTTCAGGGCAagaaaattatgtatttttgtcGTTATCTGAAGAGATTCGatataaaatttcttaaaatagtTCTATCATATCAATGACAAATATGAACAAAGTGGGAAGTTTTTTGTTGAAACCACAAATTTTGACCCATGATAGGATTATAGGTCTAGACTTCACTTACATGAGTTAATTGGTATAAAaagaatcaaatttttttattttaaaaaaatacttaatttaGAAACCTATACCTTTTGTGTCAACAGATTTAAAAGCATATATTTTGAgtctgtatgtacatgtaagcaaaaaataaatatttcagcaatatttgaaatattaatagttcTAAATTAACATAATATTTATTGCTCAAAGTAAGAGATATATAATGCCTTGTACATTCCTGTCCCATATTTGATCCCTGATTTACTAGACTATCTAGACTGTCTCAATTTACCGTTTCTATCATACAGTGTACTTTGACAGatcttatcaaaaaaaaaatttatatgctgaaagaaatacagttgaaatcatttattaaaacttcatcaattttttttttacttaaagatTTTCACAATAATGGAAAGCAGATTTTTCAGTGAGatcgatttattttttttccatttggaAGTCTCTTAAATAGGGAACACCTCACACAATTTTCAAATGTTAATTATCATCCAGACCTTATTTTATAGCATTTGCAACCCCAATCACCTATCTATTTAAAGCCACTTTCTTTAACCAAACAAGTTAGAGAGATTGAGCTGGGAAATTCAAATCCCAAAACgtgtaaacaaattttcattctggtacataaataaatattgtttaaccCTGAGGTATTTCATCTTCTCtggccaagggtttctgatccgtgTCGGTCCTgcagatcagaaacccttggctagcaaagatggaggtatttatgaatatctTATAATAATGAAGCAAAAAATCTTGAGACTGATTTAATACAGCtgcattttttgttatttttattctataaatatacatgtatatcattttgatGTCTGATCATGTGTAAAGAGAATATTAACTTTGTATTTTCtacttttcttattttttaattcttataaaatgcaatttaattttacatataatGGATAATACcagctacatgtagtatctACATCACAGATCTCAAGATAATTTCTCAGTATGAAGTATTTTAACTATTTAActctattattttaaatttatgcattgctttcaaataaaatatgaattaaaaagtaatgtctaatatttaaacaaaaaagattgGAGGATTTTTGAACATGTTGGATAGAGAATGAATTTGATTTGGATGTACCAGGTTGTACATTTAGATTTAATTTATACCAAGATCTCTTTCTAGATCTTAACATGGAGGGGGATGGCTTTATGTATCTGATACTATTTTTGACTCAATTTGCTGACTTAAGATAAACGGTGATGTAATATTATAGTCTAGGAGTCGAATGaatgttttatacatttgttgCATCTTTATTCCGCCTGATAAATCCTCATTTTTCAAGCAAAATTATCTGTGATATTTTCTATGAATTAGAGAAccaaattgctaaatattgcaAGAAAGGTAAAGTAATGATTGCCAGTAAAGTAATGATTGTCAGAGATTTGAATAGTAGGTGCTCAGTGTTTTAAGgaatataaggaatcattcttcgagtattatgaggtaataatttcagtcggggcgtggtcaaatccaatgaagcccaaagggctttacgATAAATTTGTCTAccctccgaccgaaattatcacctagCTCTTATtcgaagaatgattccttattacttatatctaTATTATTCCcgatttgtacactttaaaacattattttaaaaccactatttttttacgtagcacatgctatgtattactatgCGGCGGACCCAATAATTTATTTcagttatgctataagacacacCCATTTTGTGTTACTCATgtactcatgttttatgaagttattagGTTTTAGGGttgaaaattgatttgtaatgttatcacagacaaagacagttcaaaatttaaatataaatgattacCTGGTATACTGAATGTGACAGTGTACATGAACAAATCTCTGATTTTATACCACCTACCAGTATCTGTAATTACAAGGACGACAATAGATTAAGTGTGTGTGTTTTCAGACAAAACAATGAATGCCTACAGGCTAAAGTTGATTCAGATGTGTATAGTAACTGGTTGATAATCTGGCTAAAGATTTTACATATTGTGGTGCCAACAGATGTTGTGTTATAGATTTTTGTATCGAGTATCCCAAACATTTTCAGTTTAACACTTCTGATCTCGGACCATTGCACATCAAATTGAGAATGGGTTATACTATAAACATCACATTGAATCAGCCAGAAGGAACTTCATGCAACAGACATGATCATATAAGATATCGCTGGAAGGAAGATTTAGTAATTTAAATGAGAGTAAATTGTTACTGGGATGAAAaagtttgcaagtgtagaaggatGAAAATGACACAGGGtgaaaataactttaaattgtGTATAcagtacaaaaaaataatacatttattttcattattttccagGTCATTGCAAGGTCTTTTGCCCAAGCCTCAAGCATCCGCAGTCTACATAATGACAAAGTCTATGAGCTGAGGACCTACAGCATTACACCCAAGAATTTCAAAGAGTTTTATGACCTATCTGTAGAATACATGCATTTAAGAACCAACCATTCCAAGCTGGTAGGGTACTGGACCAGTGAAATAGGAGGAATCTTTGATATGGTTCACATATGGGAATATGGTAATTATTTCCTGGCTTTCGAGAAATCTTCTTTGCTAATGTTTTGTACAAagtgtatatgtacatgtaattttaatggATGTTCCCAATAATTACTGtaaaaaattattgtgaagGTAATTTCATAGATTCATTAATAAATCATGATTAATTTATAGGTATTATGGCCAACAGTTTAATCTCAAAATCAATTGGCCAGGAGTGTAAGTTTATAGAGGCAGAGAGGGTCATATATCCTTGAAATGGGTTTAAGCCTTAATAGAAGTAGCTAGTACATTTACTCCAAAATTAGCAAATTCTTGTCTTTAAAATAAGATGAACAGACAAAATTTAGACCGcataaatatttcttgtttaaatagTATTAAATACTACCACTATTTTGGATAATAACTCTTGCTTTGTTTTGTGTTTCTGCACACAGATAATCTTCAGCATCGGGCCAAGGTAAGACAAGCTATGACAGGTGATCAGGAATGGTCGTCAAAATACATCTCCAAAGTCTTTCCCATGATGGAACGTTTGGAGAATGTCCTCCTCAAGCTGGACAGCAAGAGCAGCCTAGAGCAGACAAACACAGGGGGTGGGCACAATCTTGTTTTTTACATATTGAATATTATTTGCCATGTCAGactaaaaatcttcttctatcTGCATTTTTCAAGATTGACATCTATTCTGATGCTTCCAATATTGATTCCATTGATCTCTAGAAGCAATAAaactaatatatattttatgttattgtttatatttatgaagatttgtgttggctttttttttaaactagatacatgtacaatgtacttgtCTTTCATCTGTTTTACTTGAGAAGACATGTgttgaaaatgttgaaattgCATTGGAGAGCCATATTATTATTTGTATGTTTTAGGTGTCTATGAAATCTGTTGCACTGAAAAACCGTTAAAAGAACTTCCTAATACCAAGGGGGATGGTCAATTGCTGGGAACCTTCTCAACTCTTATTGGATCCCTCAATACATGTGTGTATACCATTAAACATGTATAACTTATTGATTCGttagagaggttaagcatttgaacATGTACGTGTATGTGTAAATAGGGTAATCCCCTAATTTTATGTGTATTACGTCATAATTTCTGCATACAGTGTAATTCTACAAGTTGTACAAAATTTGTAGAACTAAAAGTACACAGATATTAAAACTTGtagcattttttaataaaaagatagacttTGTGTATATCAAACATTGTTTTATGTAAAGCACATGATATATATTGAAGAAGTCTGCTTTGGGtttcatcaaattcattgaattttttcataaCCAGGGAGTGTAACTGAATATGTTGGAAAtgttaaatctaattattttacaGGTTTGCTTACACGTACAGTTTATTAAGCATACTCCAAATATTGGtacctgtacatgtaaacatacttGTAGCTTCACACGTATCAGTAGATGTACACGTTCAATTGCTTAACCTcttcatttattaaaacatgCACAATGTAAGGTCCATGAGGGTCATTGGCAGCTCTATTTTATCCattattcattattaaaaaacatttaccatgtttacatatatatgtgtatCATCTGCATATCAATGATagtctttaatttaattttctttaatgaaattttaatttaagatttaCAATTGAGttctctttcttttcaaaatctgAACTACACCTCTATGACCATCTCTTTACATTCTAATTCGCTTTCTATTTAATAgcttttatatgatatattgatttcctggtccctgttttaaaaatactgagatagaaaaaaaatatacatatccaGATtcctgtattacatgtaatatataaaacaacataaaacCCTTATATTACGGTTTCCTATGatatcagggttgtctctaaaaattgaagtagaaggaaggaataaaaaagtagaagggggtaTGGAGGTCTAGCTTCTAGcagattgtgtttgaaatgcaataatagctaTACtttgtcccgagtttttgcttccaccactttttgcttgatatttcaataatagtaaatacctttgtgctcaaactacgttcatccactaatatgaaaaatgtcaagATTATCTGTTTcaaaacgccccctctaccgcttcaggtttcaatacacatcccaaaattgaaagtctatggagattttgcattgcatcagccattattaAGCCTGGATGATAACGCTAAAAAATGTAATCCGAATGGAgaaaacatttcccattataaatctccgtaagaaaattgtttttgttcctgtgaacttttatgagtgaaaagggaattgttcaatgaagatattttggatatattccctttcatcgatttcaattgtatttctttcacaggtatgtgtatttttattaagaatcatcaaaaattgatggaagcaataacttgggacagactatagttaaTAATATGTCATTATAGGCAGGCCCGCTTCCCGGGTCTTACAGACAACCCTGGATATGATACAAAATTTTACCAAGATTGGATGGgatcatgatatacatgtaaatgatatatcaaataattatcTTGATTACAGCATACCAACTTTGGTACCACAAATCCCTGGATGCATTAGTTTCCAGTGCTGATTTAGGAACATGTAAGTATTGATGCTGTCTGTAAAGTCATTTCTTATCAAGGTTATTCACATTCTTACAGGTTTATAAGGGTTTGATATTCTgaataaatcattttcttaaaCGAATTACCATACAAGGAAAAGTAGACCTATATTCATTGGTAAGAGTGTAATATAATacttacattattttaactaattttGAGGCATCTGTATATATGTGCATTTATGGTTTCCATCAAGCAAGTTGCAATGTACAACTAAACTTGTAatgttttgattaattttatgaaaGCTTTTATGTTTGTTATAATACCCGGTAATTGTTATGTGTATTTTGTATAGATGGTACGCATAGCACCAAAAGCAGACTCCTCTTACCTACACCCTGGTCCCCAATGAAGTAGCTTAGAAGTGTACTGCCACCCTCACAATGGATTCAGCTCATTTAATCAATGTCATGATAGGTAGGGAGAATGTGGACTTAAACTTGATGCTAAGTGCATGTATATACCCATTCTGAAACCAGTTTAAACAGTggttgttatatatatacatttattgtttGTAGTCAGATCTATGGTAGTACACATGTAACcattattatgtacatgttatatgtaAAAAGTATATTCATCTTCTGAAACTATTGCATACGGACTGTGAACCAACAGGTTAAACTTTCTTTGTTCTCATGAACAATTTATACTTATTTCCATGGGacatatatttcaaactttCGTGAAGGAAATTTCAGCAATCTGACATGTTTATGCAAACAAGTGATCATGAACATTGGCATTTGGCATGTTTGCATTGAAAACATTCCACCAAAATTGATAGTTTTGCATTTTCATTTGTGGATGAAAAATaccattaataaaatatttatgaaaccaAAGAGAGTTCAGCAAGTTGGCCCATTGTCAGCAAGCACTTGATGTGGGTTTTTGATACCGgttcatgtataatttttatgctctatacatgtattgccagcagtttttatttagttttaccCAACTTGTTTTCTAGATCGTGTTCAATTATAAGTGTGTTCACTAGAGATAAATTAGAATAAATTTATGTACAAATCACTATCTAAATCCAAGATATGCTAAAACCAAACTAGtcagtcatttttttcttcatttctctAATTTCAATTGTGTGTATTTTACAGATCAGCATTCAGCAGTTCATAAACCAAagttttttgttactttttcttcgtattatgtacatgtatggtgcTAGTTACATTTAGTATACAAATGTTAAGACacgttaaagaaataaatattttatgctgaTACTTCAgtgatgttttttttctctttttcttgcaatttttattaagttTCAGTTTTGTCAGAAATATAAGATTAACTTGATAAGTGTGTCCGAGTGATTCCCATATAAATGTGTTATCAAGCTAGGCATCAAATATGCATCTGATGTTTTCAAAAGAAGGTGATTTCAGCCTCTAGTGAGTAATATCAGCCTCAAAGGGTTACTATGGATATTGCCTCCAAGCatgcatgtaaaaaataaattttgttccaATCCATGAAAGTATCTAATAGTTTTGGAAAGAAAGATATTAGCCTCAGAGATAAACTTAATATGATCGGATATATAAACTTCATATCAGCTTAGAGATTTCGAGATGAATTAAATATCAGCTCCTGAGATAAATTTAGAAGTAGTACCTAC includes:
- the LOC128187846 gene encoding protein NipSnap homolog 3A-like isoform X1 — protein: MKMAANALLKNGKVIARSFAQASSIRSLHNDKVYELRTYSITPKNFKEFYDLSVEYMHLRTNHSKLVGYWTSEIGGIFDMVHIWEYDNLQHRAKVRQAMTGDQEWSSKYISKVFPMMERLENVLLKLDSKSSLEQTNTGGVYEICCTEKPLKELPNTKGDGQLLGTFSTLIGSLNTSYQLWYHKSLDALVSSADLGTYGTHSTKSRLLLPTPWSPMK
- the LOC128187846 gene encoding protein NipSnap homolog 3A-like isoform X2, with the translated sequence MEVIARSFAQASSIRSLHNDKVYELRTYSITPKNFKEFYDLSVEYMHLRTNHSKLVGYWTSEIGGIFDMVHIWEYDNLQHRAKVRQAMTGDQEWSSKYISKVFPMMERLENVLLKLDSKSSLEQTNTGGVYEICCTEKPLKELPNTKGDGQLLGTFSTLIGSLNTSYQLWYHKSLDALVSSADLGTYGTHSTKSRLLLPTPWSPMK